GCGCACCAGCTGGCGGCGGCCCCGGCGGTCGGCCAGGCGCTGCTCGTGCACGTCGGTGATGGAGCCAAACCAGCGCTGCACCTGCCCGGCCGGGTTACGCTGGGCGTAGGCGCGCATGAGGTGGTGGCGGTAGCGGCCGGTAGCCGCCGCGCGCAAGCGAAACGTAATGTCGGGGCTTTCGCCGGTGGCTACGCAGTGCTTCCAGTGGGCCAGGGTAGCGGCCTGGTCGTCGGGGTGCACGGCCGCCAAAAAGCCCTGCGCCTGGGTTTCGGCCAGGCTCAGGCCGGTGTAGCGCCGCCACCCTTCGTTGGCGTAGTCGAGGCGGCCGTCGGCGTCGGCCATCCAGATCAGCTGAGGCAGGTGGTCGGCCAAAAACTGAAACTGCTCGGCCGTTTGCTGCAGCTCCCGCTGGGCGCGGCGCCGCTCGGTTACGTCGCGCATGGCGCCCAGCAGGCGCACGGGCCGGGCGGCGGCGTCGCGCACGATGTAGGCCCGGTCCAGCACTTCCAGCCAGTGCCCCTGCCGGTGCCGAAACCGATATTCCGCAGTCAGGAAAGCCTCGGTACCGGCCAGGACTTTCTCCACGGTTTGTTGCACCTGGGTGGCGTCATCGGGGTGCAGGCAGCTCCGCCAAAAGTCGATGGTGTTTGTTTCGGGCCCGGCTGTGTAGCCGGTTATTTCCCAGAACTGCTCGTTGCGCCATACTTGCCCGGTTGGTAGGTCGGCGTCCCACACGCAGTCGTGGGTGGTGCGGGCTAGCAGGTCGTAGCTTTGGCGGCCGAGCTGGCTTTCCTCGTGGGTGGGCAGGGTTTCCGTCACGTCGAGCAGCTGGCACAGCAGGTAGCGCGCCGGCTCGGCAGGAGTGAGCCGCACGGGCGTCAGGGTCGTTTGCCAGAAGCGCGCAGCCGCGGCAGTGGCCGCGGGCCGCGGGTGGGGCGGCAACACCAGCGGGGCCGTGGCGGCCTGGAGCTGCGCCCACGTGGCCGGGGAGGCTTCGGGGGCTGCGGCGTCGAACAGAGCGGCTACGGGCTGGCCCGTGGGGTCTTGCCCGAACAGCTGAACTGCCGCCGGATTAGCCGCCGCCACGGTCAAGCTGGCGGGCAGCACCACGAGGTGCGGCGTCGGCAGCGACTCAAATAGCAGATGAAAATCCAGGGGCGCGGCAGCCATAGAGAAGAGCGGGCAATGAGGTGTAGACAAATGTACCGCCACCGGCGCCCACCAGCCGGGCCGGACGGTGGAAGCCATGCTTTTGCCGTTATAGCCGCCTTGTTGCCCGATTAAGCTATTACCCGGACCAGCAGCGGCGTTCCTGAAAACGCCGCTGCTACCCGATTGGTATTCCGGCGCTGCCAGCTTCGCTCCTGCGCAGAAGCCGGCCCGGCCGGTCTGTTTGGGCAGCCTCACAGCCGGCGGGTCGAGTAAGCCGGGCTGGGGCCGGAAGGAATAGGCTTCCTGGCAACAGGCACTGAAAAGCTAGTCAAGGCACCAGAACGGTGGAGAGCCGCGACCCGTGGCCAGGCCAACCGGCGGCTCACGTCTCCTCGCGTATCAACCGTTCAAATAGGAGACGCAAAATATTGCGTCTCTACATCATTTAACCAACCTGGTAGCGTAGCGCAAACAGGCACCAAGGCGAAGCACGGCAGCGGGGGTTAGAGCGGATTTTTGAGCAGCTCGGGAAACTTGTGGCGGAACTTCTCCACCTTGGGTGTGGACACGCCGCGGACATACGGTTCCTGGGGGTGGAGGCGGAAGTAGCCCTGGTGGTAGTCTTCGGCGGGCCAGAACTGCCGGAACGGTACCACTTCGGTTACAATGGGGCTGGCGTACTCGCCGGCGGCATTGACGCGGCGGATAGCTTCGGCAATACCCTGCTGCTCCTGGGGCGTGCGGTAAAAGGCAATGGAGCGGTACTGGGCCCCGGCATCGGGGCCCTGGCGGTTGCGGGTGGTGGGGTCATGGGCGCCGCGCAGAAACACGTCGACCAGCGTGGCGAAGCTGATTTCTTTGGGGTCGTAGTACACCTGAATGCTTTCGGCGTGCCCGGTCTGGCCGCTGCCCACCTGCTCGTAGGTGGGGTTGGCCTCGCGGCCCCCGCTGTAGCCCGATACCACGGCGCGCACCCCGCGCAGCTCCTCAAACACTTCCTCAGTGCACCAAAAGCAGCCCCCGGCAAAAGTAGCCAGGGCCAGGCCTTGCAAATTGGTGGGCGCCGGGCCGGCCGTGGAGCGGGCCAGGGCCGGAGTGGCCGCCTGCGCTGCGGTCGGCTGCCGCTCCGAGCAGGCGGCCAGCAAACCACATAAGCTGAGCAGGTAAATTTTCAGAAAATTCATTCGCAGTGAAAAAAAGTAGGTTCGTCGTGTAAACAGTCAGCCTGGATATACGTAGCTGCTCCCGCCGCGGACGTGCTGGTATTGCCTGCTACATTTACCCCTTTCTTCGGCTCTTTTCGGCGCGGGCGGCCCACCAGGATGCCGCTGCTTTTCTTGCTTCTATGTCTCAACGCCTACTGCACCAACTGCCCCACATTTCTATTTACTACGATTACCTAAACGACTGGCTGTACGTGGACTGGACCGGCGACCAGGACCTGGAATCGGTGCAGGGCGGCTGCCTGCTCATGCTGGAGTGCCTGCGCCAGGAGCGGTGCCGCAAGGTGCTCAACGACAACACCCGCGTCACGAGCATGTGGTCGGATGCAGCTGAGTGGGGCGGGCGCGTCTGGTTTCCGGCCATGACCGAGGCCGGCCTGGAGTACTTTGCCTGGGTGTACTCGCCCAACATCTACAGCCGCCTCTCCACCGACCTCACCCTGCAACACACCACCCGCCCCCTCATCTTCACCTTCGACGACCTCGCCACCGCCCAAGCCTGGCTGCGGCAGATGTAGGTTGTAGGGACTTAGGGGCTTGGGGGCTTAGGGTCTTGGTTGACGTTCTATTTCCGTTATCCAACGTCTATTTGCGAACGTGGGAAGGCGGAGCCAAGGACTTTCTGCCCGTTGCACAACTAGGGCTGGAACAACTCAGCGCCTTCTGCGCAAGCTTCTGCGTCCTCTGCGGGCTAAAGTCGGCTTAACGATAATCGTTCTGCCATGAGAAGCCCCTTCAAGTGCATTCAAACAACAGGAGAACATCATCTAAGCCCCCAAGCCCCTAAGTCCCTACCTTAGCAGCGTGACAACTTCTACGCTACGATTTCTGCTGCTGGCAGCCGCGGCGCTAGGGCTACCGACGCTGCCGGGGCGGGCGCAAGGCCTGCTGCCGGTGCTGGACCAAACGCCCGCCTCCCTGCCCTGGTACGAGGTGCGCACGCCCCACTTCCGGGTACTGTATCCGGCGGGCTTCGCCGAACGGGCCCGGCGTACGGCCCACCGCCTGGAGCAGCTGCACGGCCCGGCCGGGGCTTCGCTGGAGCAAACGGGGCGGCCCGTCACCATCGTGCTGCAAAGCCAGAACACCATCGGCAACGGCTTCGTGACCCTGCTGCCGCGGCGCAGCGAGTTCTACACCACCTTCCCGCAGGACCCGTTTCTGGTGGGCACCCTCGACTGGCTCGACCAGCTGGCCGTGCACGAGTACCGCCACATTGTGCAGTACGACAAAGCCCGGCAGGGTGTGGGGCGCCTGGCCTACGCGCTGTTCGGCTACGGCGGCCTGGGCCTGACCACCGTGGGCGTGCCCGACTGGTTTGCCGAGGGCGACGCCGTGGGCACCGAAACTGCCCTAAGCCGCAGCGGCCGGGGCCGTATGCCCAACTTCGACGCTACCTGGCGGGCCAACCTGCTGGCCGGGCGCCGCTACTCCTACGGTGAAGTAACGGGCGGCTCGTTCCGGCGCTTCGTGCCCAACCACTATGTGCTGGGCTACTTCCTCACCACCCGCCTCAGGCGCACGGCCAGCCCCGCCGTCTGGAGCCAGGTGCTGAACCGCTACTACCGGTTTCCGGCCTACCCGCTGTCGTTCAGCGACAAGCTGCGCCGCGCCACCGGCCTGCGCACCGACGACCTGTACCGCCGCACCGAACGGGAGCTGGACAGCACCTGGCGGGCCGAGCAAGCCCGCCTCACCATCACGCCCGCCACCGAGGTACCTGTAGCCGCCGATGGCCGCGTGTTTACGGAGTATCAGTTTCCGCAGTACCTCAGCAACCAAACCCTGGTGGCTCTGAAAAGCGGCCTGGGCCACGTGCCCCAGCTGGTGGTGCTGCGCGGTGAAGGCGCCGGGCCCGCTGAGCGACGCCTCCACACGCTGGGTTTGCACCACAACCCCGAGCAGCTGTCGGCGGGCGGCGGGCGGGTGGCCTGGCTGGAGTTTCGCTACGACCCACGCTGGCACCAGCGGGTGTATTCGGAGCTGCGGGTGCTGGATGTGGCTACGGGCCGGGTGAGCCGCCCCGGCCGGCGCACCCGCTACACCACGGCCGTGCTCAGCCCCGACGGCCGCCGCCTGCTGGCCGTCAGCACCGACTCGGCCTACCAGCACCGCCTGCACCTGCTCGATGCGGCCACCGGCGCCGAGCTGCGCACCTATCCCAACCCCCAGAACCAGCCTTATCTGCACCCGCGCTTTGCGGCCGATGGGCGCACGGCGGCCGTGGTGCGCCTGGAGCCGGCCGGTAAAAGTCTGGCCTTGCTCGACGTGGAAACCGGCCAGCTGCGCACCGTACTGCCCGCCGCCAACGACAATCTCTCGCACCCCCAGCCCTGGCAGGAGTGGGTGCTGTTCAACTCGCCCCGCTCGGGCCTCGACCAGGTGTACGCCGTGCACACCGCCACCGGCGAGGTGCGCCAGGTAACCGAGCGGCCCGTGGGCGCCTACCACCCCGCCGTAGCTCCCGATGGCCGCCACCTGGCCCTGCACGAGGTACGCGCCGAGGGTAGCCGCCTCATCGAAATGCCCCTGGACCCCGCGCAGTGGCGGCCCGTGCCCGCCCTGGGTGCCACCCCCGACCGATACGCCGCCGCGCTGGTTACGCAGGAACCCGGCGCCGCCCAGGCGGCCCTGCTGCTGCCCACCGACTCGCTGGCCGGCTCGGCCCTGGTGGAGCGCCGCTACCGCCGCCTGCTGCACGCGCCCAACGTGTTCAGCTGGGGCCTTACGCAAAGCGCCTCCGGCAACGGCCTCGACCTGGGCCTCCGCTCCCAGGACGTGCTCAGCACCACCCAGGCCGTGGCCGGGGTGGGCTTCGATGCCGCCGAGCGCACCAGCCGCGTATTCGCCGACTTCAGCTACCAAGGCCTGTGGCCGGTGCTCGACCTGAGCGTGGAGCGGGGCGGCCGGCGCGTAACGGGTTCGTTTCCTTCCGGCGACGTGGGCGAGGACCAGTGGCAGTACACCCGCCTCAGCCTGGGCTCCCGCCTGCCGCTGGTGCTGACTTCGTCACGTATGCTCACCTCGCTCACGGTGGGCGCCTACTACAACCAGGAGCGCACCCAAGGCTACGAGCTGAGCCGGCGGCCTACGCAGGTAGGCCGCCGGCCCTTACAGTACCTAACCGGCAGCGTGGCCTTTGCGCGCACCCTGCGCCAGAGCTACCGCGACGTGGGGCCTCGCTGGGGGCAGACGTTCAGCGCCGTGTGGCGCGACACACCCTTTGGCGGTACCGGCCTGGAGGCGCGGCAGTGGGCCGTGCAGGGCAGCGTGTTTTTGCCGGGCCTGGGCCGGCACCACAACCTGCGCCTGCGCGCCGGCTACCAGCGCCAGCAGCAGCGGGAGTACCGCTTCGGGGCGGCCGTGTTTTACCCGCGCGGCCTCACCTACCTGAGCTTCAACCAGCTCACCACCTACGGCGCCGAGTACCGCCTGCCCCTGGCCGACGTGCACTGGAACCTGGGGCGGGTGCTGTACGTGCAGCGCCTCAAGGCAGCCGTGTTCTACGACGGCTTGCGCGGCCAGGGCTTCCTGCAGCTGCCGCGCAACACCTACTACGCCAGCGGCTTCGACATGTCGGTGGTGTTTAACCCGCTGCGGCTGCGCACCCCGCTGGAGTTGGGCTTCCGCACCGTGTACGACTCGTTTAGCGGCGGCGTGCAGGTGCAGCCAGTGGTGATTAACGTGGGGTTCTAGGAGTCGTTGGGAGGTGAAGCAAAGCTGCGCCGTGGCGGGTGGACGCCGCCGTCAATAACCTCATGTGGCACGGCTTCTATACGGATGCTGTTCTATGCCGCCCGCCTCGGCTCCAA
This region of Hymenobacter sp. YIM 151500-1 genomic DNA includes:
- the msrA gene encoding peptide-methionine (S)-S-oxide reductase MsrA — its product is MNFLKIYLLSLCGLLAACSERQPTAAQAATPALARSTAGPAPTNLQGLALATFAGGCFWCTEEVFEELRGVRAVVSGYSGGREANPTYEQVGSGQTGHAESIQVYYDPKEISFATLVDVFLRGAHDPTTRNRQGPDAGAQYRSIAFYRTPQEQQGIAEAIRRVNAAGEYASPIVTEVVPFRQFWPAEDYHQGYFRLHPQEPYVRGVSTPKVEKFRHKFPELLKNPL